One stretch of Saccharomonospora xinjiangensis XJ-54 DNA includes these proteins:
- the typA gene encoding translational GTPase TypA — MPTAAAQKVRTDLRNVAIVAHVDHGKTTLVDAMLRQSGAFAERSEPVERVMDSGELEREKGITILAKNTAIRRSTPDGPVTINVIDTPGHADFGGEVERGLAMVDGVVLLVDASEGPLPQTRFVLRKALAAQLPVILVVNKVDRSDARIAEVVEETHDLLLELAGEIEGMDDDALDGVLSMPVVYAAARAGVASLERPADGQLPDGENLDPLFEVLLDRIPAPQADPDAPLRALVTNLDASSFLGRIALIRIHAGRLRKGQTVAWLREDGSVQNVRISELLVTEALTRVPAEEASAGDLVAIAGIPDITIGDTLADRDQPEALPRITVDEPAISMTFGVNTSPLAGRGGGDKLTARLLKARLDAELIGNVSIRVLPTERPDTWEVQGRGELALAILVETMRREGFELTVGKPQVVTRTIDGKLHEPFERLYVDAPEEHLGAITQLLASRKGRMENLDGHGTGRVKLEYVLPSRGLIGFRTDFLTETRGTGIANHIFEGYFPWAGEIRTRHSGSLVADRSGPITTYALLQLADRGTFFVEPGAEVYEGMVVGENPRAEDLDINVTKEKKLTNMRSSTADELERLARPRTLNLEEALEFCAGDECVEVTPKAVRVRKVVLDSTQRAKERSKARSRDRNA; from the coding sequence GTGCCCACAGCCGCTGCTCAGAAAGTCCGCACCGACTTGCGCAACGTCGCCATCGTCGCGCACGTCGATCACGGTAAGACGACTCTGGTCGATGCCATGCTGAGGCAGTCGGGGGCCTTCGCCGAACGCTCCGAGCCGGTCGAACGGGTCATGGACTCCGGAGAGCTGGAGCGCGAGAAGGGCATCACCATTCTCGCGAAGAACACCGCGATCCGCCGCAGCACGCCCGACGGCCCCGTCACGATCAACGTGATCGACACGCCGGGGCACGCCGACTTCGGCGGAGAGGTCGAGCGCGGTCTTGCCATGGTTGACGGAGTCGTGCTGCTGGTGGACGCCAGCGAGGGGCCGCTCCCGCAGACCCGGTTCGTGCTACGCAAGGCGCTCGCCGCGCAACTGCCGGTGATTCTCGTCGTCAACAAGGTGGATCGCTCCGACGCCAGGATCGCCGAGGTCGTCGAGGAGACCCACGACCTGTTGCTGGAACTCGCGGGTGAGATCGAGGGCATGGACGACGACGCGCTGGACGGCGTGTTGTCGATGCCGGTCGTCTACGCCGCCGCCCGAGCAGGGGTCGCCAGCCTGGAACGGCCCGCCGACGGCCAGCTTCCTGACGGGGAGAACCTGGACCCCCTCTTCGAGGTGCTGCTCGACCGCATCCCGGCCCCGCAGGCCGACCCGGACGCCCCGCTGCGGGCGCTCGTCACCAACCTCGACGCCTCCAGCTTCCTCGGCCGTATCGCCCTTATCCGTATCCACGCGGGACGGCTGCGCAAGGGGCAGACGGTCGCCTGGCTGCGTGAGGACGGTTCTGTGCAGAACGTCCGTATCTCCGAGCTGCTGGTCACCGAGGCGCTCACGCGCGTTCCCGCGGAGGAGGCGAGCGCAGGCGATCTCGTGGCCATCGCCGGTATTCCGGACATCACGATCGGGGACACGCTCGCCGACCGTGACCAGCCGGAGGCACTGCCCCGCATCACGGTGGACGAGCCCGCGATCTCGATGACGTTCGGTGTCAACACCTCACCGCTCGCGGGACGTGGCGGCGGCGACAAGCTGACGGCGCGCCTGCTCAAGGCAAGGCTCGACGCGGAGCTGATCGGCAATGTCAGCATCCGCGTTCTGCCCACCGAGCGCCCAGACACGTGGGAGGTCCAGGGCCGTGGTGAGCTGGCGCTCGCCATCCTCGTGGAGACCATGCGGCGTGAGGGATTCGAACTGACCGTCGGTAAGCCGCAGGTGGTCACCCGTACCATCGACGGGAAGCTGCACGAGCCGTTCGAGCGGCTTTACGTGGACGCGCCGGAGGAGCATCTCGGAGCCATCACGCAGCTACTGGCGTCGCGCAAGGGACGGATGGAGAACCTGGACGGACACGGCACCGGGCGGGTCAAGCTCGAGTATGTGCTGCCGTCGAGGGGGCTGATCGGTTTCCGTACCGACTTCCTCACCGAGACCCGGGGCACGGGCATCGCGAACCACATCTTCGAGGGTTACTTCCCGTGGGCAGGGGAGATCCGCACGCGGCACAGCGGTTCGCTCGTGGCCGACCGCTCGGGCCCGATCACCACGTACGCGCTGTTGCAGCTCGCCGATCGTGGGACCTTCTTCGTCGAACCCGGCGCCGAGGTCTACGAGGGCATGGTGGTGGGTGAGAACCCCAGGGCCGAGGACCTCGACATCAACGTGACGAAGGAGAAGAAGCTCACGAACATGCGCTCGTCCACTGCCGACGAGCTGGAGCGCCTCGCGCGCCCGCGCACGCTGAACCTCGAGGAGGCGCTGGAGTTCTGCGCGGGTGACGAATGCGTCGAGGTGACTCCGAAGGCTGTGCGGGTGCGCAAGGTCGTCCTGGACTCCACACAGCGTGCCAAGGAGCGGTCCAAGGCTCGCAGCCGCGATCGCAACGCCTGA
- a CDS encoding ABC transporter family substrate-binding protein, whose amino-acid sequence MRASRGRGRPWTAVLVLVLAGVLTACSNTPPPPVVTSPVSPSAPLPGETPSQIVAAVDDIVGGYNPHSLADASTVTTALSQLLLPSVFRPDVEGELTLDDSLMTSAEVTSEDPFTVEYRIRPEASWSDGAPIAVEDFSYLAEAMKSQPGVANSAGYELISSIEPGEGGKLVRVIFSKPYPGWKTLFSNLLPAHVFKDAPGGWPAALADNFPAYGGPFAIKKIDTARGEIILERNERYWEKPAAVDRIVLQRSEGPGMVSALRSGSAQFTLGGVSGDTRALLADLGDEVALHAVPQPYVVDVVLRPVGPALADDTVREAIAALIDRNALIEEGTKGGDSADLRASAQVLPPSSDKYAHTIPGSGPPLERDARRAYRLLAEAGYERKAGSWVDEEGRALSLVVASPGQKQPYGRIAEALTEQLIAEGIEATAVQPPARELFGSALAAPVDLDGGAAGEPAPTNGQVGIDIAVIPRAVSVDSATTAASWFSCPAAAQDDAAGDGAGDTEDGKDGGDEGDTGNDSGSSSSAASDSSKTDTPESSTASTGEAGANTPDTGLVVPANPAGFCDPEVQSALDAALTGETPLKQSLAEVEPEVWDQNVSIPLFQLADTLAVGSGASGVTPGPALTGPFSSAVNWTRAPR is encoded by the coding sequence GTGCGAGCGAGCAGGGGCAGGGGGAGGCCGTGGACGGCCGTGCTGGTACTGGTGCTCGCAGGGGTGTTGACCGCGTGTTCGAACACCCCGCCCCCGCCTGTGGTGACCTCGCCCGTGTCCCCGTCGGCGCCGCTGCCGGGTGAGACCCCTTCGCAGATCGTGGCGGCGGTGGACGACATCGTCGGCGGCTACAACCCGCATTCCCTCGCCGACGCCTCGACGGTGACGACGGCGCTGTCGCAGTTGCTGTTGCCTTCCGTCTTCCGGCCGGACGTCGAGGGTGAGCTCACTCTCGACGACAGCCTCATGACGTCGGCTGAGGTGACGAGTGAGGACCCGTTCACGGTCGAGTACCGCATCCGTCCCGAGGCGTCGTGGTCTGATGGCGCGCCCATCGCTGTCGAGGACTTCTCCTACCTCGCCGAAGCCATGAAATCCCAGCCGGGGGTGGCGAACTCCGCTGGTTACGAGCTGATCTCCTCGATCGAGCCCGGCGAGGGCGGGAAGCTCGTGAGGGTCATCTTCAGCAAGCCTTACCCCGGCTGGAAGACGCTGTTCTCGAACCTGCTTCCTGCCCATGTCTTCAAGGACGCACCGGGCGGCTGGCCTGCCGCGCTGGCCGACAACTTCCCCGCGTACGGCGGTCCTTTCGCGATCAAGAAGATCGACACCGCGAGGGGCGAGATCATCCTCGAACGCAACGAGCGTTACTGGGAGAAACCCGCGGCTGTCGATCGCATCGTGCTCCAGCGTTCCGAGGGGCCCGGTATGGTGTCGGCGCTGCGCAGCGGCAGCGCCCAGTTCACCCTCGGCGGGGTCAGCGGAGACACGCGGGCGCTTCTCGCCGACCTCGGTGACGAGGTCGCCCTGCACGCGGTGCCACAGCCGTACGTGGTGGACGTGGTGTTGCGACCGGTGGGGCCCGCGCTGGCGGATGACACGGTGCGGGAGGCGATCGCGGCGCTGATCGACCGCAACGCGCTGATCGAGGAGGGCACGAAGGGTGGCGACTCGGCGGACCTGCGGGCCAGTGCGCAGGTGCTGCCACCGTCGTCCGACAAGTACGCGCACACGATCCCTGGTTCCGGGCCGCCGCTGGAACGCGATGCCAGGCGCGCCTACCGGTTGCTTGCCGAGGCAGGGTATGAGCGGAAAGCGGGAAGCTGGGTCGATGAGGAGGGCAGGGCACTCTCCCTCGTGGTGGCCTCGCCGGGGCAGAAACAGCCGTACGGGCGGATCGCGGAGGCACTGACCGAGCAGCTGATCGCGGAAGGCATCGAGGCCACCGCGGTGCAGCCACCGGCGCGGGAACTCTTCGGTTCGGCGCTGGCCGCTCCCGTGGACCTCGACGGTGGTGCCGCAGGCGAACCCGCACCGACCAACGGCCAGGTTGGCATCGACATCGCGGTGATCCCGAGGGCGGTCAGCGTTGATTCTGCCACGACAGCCGCCTCCTGGTTCTCCTGCCCCGCCGCGGCGCAGGACGACGCCGCAGGAGACGGCGCGGGCGACACCGAGGACGGGAAGGACGGCGGGGACGAAGGGGACACGGGGAACGACAGCGGCAGCTCCTCGTCGGCAGCGTCGGATTCGTCGAAGACGGACACGCCAGAGTCGTCCACAGCATCCACTGGGGAAGCGGGAGCGAACACCCCGGACACCGGTCTCGTGGTGCCCGCGAATCCCGCGGGCTTCTGCGATCCGGAGGTGCAGTCCGCTCTCGATGCCGCGTTGACGGGTGAGACCCCGTTGAAGCAGAGCCTCGCCGAGGTCGAACCGGAGGTGTGGGACCAGAACGTCTCCATCCCGCTGTTCCAGCTCGCCGACACTCTTGCTGTGGGCTCAGGTGCGTCCGGAGTGACGCCGGGACCTGCGCTGACCGGCCCATTCTCCTCCGCTGTCAACTGGACCCGCGCTCCTCGCTAG